In the genome of Bacteroidales bacterium WCE2004, the window AAGGGGGCGTGGCGCAGATGCCGCACAGCCAGACCTTGTCCACCTTGAACGCGTCGCCGGTGCGGAAAGCGCTGCCGACATTGTGCGCGCTGCGGATGTTGTCCAGCACCAGCACGACCCCCGAAGGGGGCAGCTCGCGATATTGGTCCGCCTTGATGCGGCCCAACTCGATATTCAGCAATTTCCTGTCGCTCATAGAGCACAAAGATACGGAAAAGTTACTATATTTGTGGCTCATTTTTAAGACGTATGAAACAGGACATCAAAATCTTCGATCTGATCAAAAAGGAACACGAGCGCCAGAAGTCCGGCCTCGAACTCATCGCTTCGGAAAATTACGTTACGGACGAGGTCCTCTCGGCCATGGGGTCCATCTGCACCAACAAGTATGCGGAGGGTTACCCCGGCAAGCGCTACTACGGCGGTTGCGAGGTCGTGGACCAGATCGAGCAGCTGGCCATCGACCGCCTGAAGGAGCTCTACGGAGCCGAATGGGCCAACGTGCAGCCTCACTCCGGCGCCCAGGCCAACATGGCCGTCACCATGGCTGTCCTCCACCCCGGCGACACCTTCATGGGCCTCGACCTCAGCCAGGGCGGCCACCTCACCCACGGCTCCCCGGTCAACGCCTCCGGTTTCCTTTATAATGCCGTCGCCTACGGCCTCGACCCCGAGACCGGCCGCGTCGACTACGACAAGATGGAGGAGCTCGCCCTCGAGCACAAGCCCAAGCTGATCATCGGCGGCGCCTCGGCCTACTCCCGCGAATGGGACTACGCCCGCATGCGCGCCATCGCCGACAAGGTGGGCGCGATCCTCTGGATCGACATGGCCCACACCGCCGGCCTGATCGCCGCCGGCCTCCTTGAGAATCCTGTCAAATACGCCCACATCGTGACCTCCACCACGCACAAGACCCTTCGCGGTCCGCGCGGCGGCGTGATCCTCATCGGCAAGGACTTCGACGACCCGCAGGGCCGCACCACGCCCAAGGGCGTCGTCAAGAAGATGAGCCAGGTCATCGACTCCTACGTCTTCCCCGGCGTGCAGGGCGGCCCGCTCGAGCACGTCATCGCGGCCAAGGCCGTGGCCTTCTTCGAGGCCCAGCAGCCCGAATACATCCAGTACCAGAAGCAGGTCGTCGCCAACGCCCAGGCCATGTGCGCCGAGTTCCTGCGCCGCGGCTACAAAGTCGTCAGCGGCGGCACGGACAACCACCTGATGCTGATCGACCTCCGCGGCAAGTTCGACGAGGTGACCGGCCGCATCGCCGAGCAGCAGCTCGAGCTCGCCGCCATCACCCTCAACAAGAACATGGTCCCCTTCGACACCCGCAGCCCGTTCCAGACCTCCGGCTTCCGCATCGGCACCCCGGCCGTGACCTCCCGCGGTTTCGTCGAGAAGGACATGGTCGACATCGTGGCCCTCATCGACGAGGTCCTCGCCTCCTGCGCCAAGCACATCGAGGCCCTGACCGTCAAGAAGGGCGAGGAGCCGACCGCCGCCCAGAAGGCCTCCCTCGCGGAGCATCAGGCCGTGCTGGACGACGTCAAGCGCCGCGTCCACCAGATGACCGCCGGCGTTCCCCTCAACAAATATTAGCAGGGGCGCGGCAAGCGCAAACGAAAACCGTGGAGGCCGTACGGCCCCCACGGTTTTATTTTTGTCAGAAAAGGAATTACGCCTTCAGGCCCGCGATGACGGCGGCGGTGAAGCCGGCCTTCTCCATCGCGTTGAGCCCGCGGATCGTGACGCCGCCGGGCGTGGTCACGCGGTCGATCTCCGCCTCGGGATGCGCGCCGCGCGCGTCCAGCAGCGCCGCGGCACCCTTGACGGTCTGCAGCGCCGCCTCCATGGCTTCCTTCGGATACAGTCCCAGCTCGACGCCGCCCTCCGCGGATGCGCGCGCATAGCGGAGCGCGAAAGCAATCCCGCAGGAAGCGAGCATCATGCCGGCGTGCAGGCGCTTCTCGTCCACGACGGCCGTCTTGCCGACGGCGTCGAACAGGCCGCGCACCTGCGCAAGCGTCTCTGCGTTGCCCGCAATCTCGTGGATGAAGGTCATGCTCTCCCCCACCTCGATGGCCAGGTTCGGAATCACGGCGTAGAGGCCTTTCAGGCCGCAGCCGGCCACCATCTCCGCCAGGTCGGCCGCCGGGATGCCGGCGGCGAAGGACACGAGCACCTTGCCGGTCAGGACCGGCTTCAGCTCCTCCAGCACGCCTGCGACCAGCCAGGGCTTGACGCCGATGACGACGACGTCCGCGCCACGCGCGGCGGCGGCGTTGTCGCTGGAAGTCTGCAGGCCACGGGCCGCAAACTTCTCCAGCGTGGAGCTATGCTTCGCCGTGACGGTGATGCGGACGTCGGGCAGGGCGCCCGCGAGGCCCAGGGCCGTGGCGCCGCCCATGTTGCCGGCGCCGATGATCGCGATATTCATACCGATAGGATTTATTGCTTGCAAATATATGCAAAAAGTGCCTCCGAATCAACCCCTTCGCGCACCCGGGTGCCATTGGCCTCGAAGAGGTCGAGCGCCTCGATGCAGAGATAGTCGACGTAGTCGTTCCAGCGGTCCCCGCTGTGGCTGCGGACCCATTCGAGCGTCACGCTCAGCTCCCGGTCCTTCTTCACCTGCCGGTAGAGCTCGACCAGGTCGCCGTCTTTCTTGCTGCGCACTTGCCCCGTCAGCAGCGCGATGCCGCTCTCGCAGTCGCTCCGTACCAGCACGCTGCTCCGCTCGGGCACGTGCAGCAGGGCGTGGATGATCGCCGCCAGCTCCTGCCGGTGGCTGGTCGAGTAGCGGCTCGCCTCGCTCCACTGATAGAGGACGCGCTCGGCGTCGCGATCCAGCACGATGCAGGCCGCCGCCCCGAAATTCTTCGGGACGAGGTAGCTGCCGTCCGTGTAGGCGTAGTAGTCGTATTGCGGCTTGCCGCTCTCCCGGAAGTCCCAATATTTCATAGGCAGCGTCCGAGGGCGGTGTCGCGGTGGCGGAAAGCGTCCAGGCTGAGGCGCAGGGAGAACTGCTGCTGCCAGCCCAGGTAGCCCGAAGGGCCGAAATGGACCTTGGCGGCGACGCGCATCGACAGATAATGGCTGAGCTGCGGAATCCACGCCAGCTCCACATAATCATAGAAGCGGTTGTAGCAGGGCGTGCCGAAATAGAGGGCGGTGGCATAGAGGCCTCCCTCCGCGGAACGCGCGAAGAAATACGGCATCAGGTCGCCGCCGACGTAGGTGATGTTGGACAAGCCGACGTTCCAGCGGCGCGCGGTCAGCTTCAGTTCGCCGCCCAGCGGCAGATAAGGCTTCGCGGCGTCGCGGTGCGCGTGCTGATAGCTTGCCAGCGCGCCGAGCTGCACGGACAGCTCCTGCCAGGGCGTGCGGGCGGAGAAGTCCATCCGCAGCCAGGGATTCAGCAGATGGCTGTCGACCATGTCGCGGGAGGTGGCGGAAGCATACTGGTAATAGCTGCCCGCCCAGCCGAGCGAAAGCCAGCGCGTGGCGCCCCAGCGGCCGAAAGAGACCAGCTGGAAGCGGTCAGGGCCCATGTAGTCGGCGGCCAGTTCCGTATAGAAGCGGTCCGAGCGCCACTTCAGGAGCGCGCCCTCGATATTGCGGTCGGTATTGCGGTACATCCCGGAGAAAAGCGCCTCGGAATAGGCGCCCTCCATGAAGCGGCGCGGGAAGATGCCCGCGACTGCTTCGAACACGCCGCGCTGCGTACGCACGTGCGCGTCGTAGAAAAGGATGGGCTCGCGGAACAGCCCCTCCCAGGTCTTCGACCCGAGGTCGTAAGCGAGCTCCACGCCCGCAGCGAAGCGGTGGTGCACCTGGCCCGACTGCTGGATACTGAACCCGGCCGTGGGCGCGAACACAAGCGTGTTCATCGTCCCGGAAGGGATGAAGGCACTGTTGGACGCGTCAAATGCGCGGTTGTCGAAAATCAATTGGAAATCAGCGTCATACTCCCAGGAGAAACGGTTGCGGCCGGTCAGATCATCGATTCGGATGCTGCCCCGGTAGGACTGGGCCAGAACCGGCAGAGCGAGGGTGACGAGCAAGGCAATACAGATGGCTTTTCTCATACGGATACAAAGTTACAATTTAAATATGGAAAAGCAATCTACCGAGGGTCAATACCTTAGGAGTAGCTGTGCATGCCGCCCAGGAAAAGGTTGACGCCGAAGTACGTCACCAGGACCGCCAGGAACGCGAGGATGCTGAAGATGTGGAAGAAACGCGGCCGGCGGAAAGCCGGGAGCGAACCGCCGTGCAGCGCGGCCGCATAGATGAGCACCGTGACCAGCGCCCAGGTCTCCTTGGGGTCCCAGGACCAGTAGTTGCCCCAGGAAATGTTGGCCCACACGGCACCCAGGAAGGTGCCGAAGGTCAGCAGGAACACGGCCGGATACAGGATCAGCAGGCTGACGTCGCGCAGCCGCTCCGACGGGGCGGCCGGCAGGAAGAGGCCCATCATGCCGTTCAGGGCCACGAGCCCGAACAGCGTGTACGAGACCATCATCGCCAGCACGTGGACGCTCAGCAGCGGCGACTGCAGCACCGGCATCAGGTGCGTGATCTGCGGATTGGCGCTCGCCAGCGAGGCGAGGAGCATCGTGAAGCCCGCGAGGACCAGTCCGAGCGGCTGCACGAGCGCGAAGCGCCGCCAGAGCAGCAGCATCGCGAGCGCGCTCAGCCACGCCATCAGCAGCATCACGCTGTAGCTGCCCGCGAAAGGAGCGTGTCCGGACACATACCACCGGAGGCCCAGCACCACGGTCAGGTAGCAGAAGAGCAGCAGCGCGACGCCGGTCAGAGCGCGCTGCAGCCAGCGCGGCGTCTGGCGGCCGCGCGCCATCAGGATGCCGCTCAGGATGAAGACCAGGATGCCCAGCGTGATGGACGCCATGAACGGCACCATCGGCCGGGAGATGCGGTTGTAGAAGCGCTCGGCGCGGATTTTCCGCGCAGGCGGCAGCACGGCGCCGGCCTCTTTCTCCTGGTATTCCCGGATCTTGGCGAGCAGGCGCGACACCTCCGGCCAGTTCTCCGCCCGGATCTCGTCGTGGAGCAGGTCCAGCGAGCGGCGGATGAAGACCCAGCGCTCATATTCCAGGCCCTCCGGCAGCGGCTCGTCGCAGTGGAACCAGACAACCGGCTGCAGGCCGGGGCTGGCCGCTACGAGCGAATCCGCGAAGGCGATCGGGAAAATCCGGAAGGCCCGCCCGGAAGCGGCCGACATCCGGATCGCTTCCTTCTCGCGCTCCTTCTCCGTGCCCGCTTCACCGGCCTTGAGCTTGAACGGCTCGGCCTTCCACCAGTCGTAGTAGAACAGCCAGCCGGAGACGACCTGCTCCGCCGAATACGGCCCGTAGTGCGCCTTGCCGTAGGCCTTGAGGCAGTAGTCGCGCGCGAGGGTCTGCATCGGGGCGATGCGGTCGTTGTAATAGACGTAGAGTCCGCCGAACTGCTCCGCCACCTCGGCCGGCAGGGCCGGCGGGAGCTCCGCTCCGGCGGCCAGGCCGCGCTGCGGCAGGAGCAGCAGGAGCAGCAGCGGCGCCGCGGAGCGGATGCGCCGCAGCACCTGGCGGAAGCCGCTGTCTTTCTCGAAGAAGAACCCGATCATCGACAGCAGCAGGAGCAGATAGCCGGCGTAGGTGATGCCGATGCCGGCCGGGTCGTGGTTGACCGACAGCCACGCCCCCCGCAGGTCCGGGTCGTAGCTGGACTGATAGATACGGTAGCCGAACCAGCGGAAGATCCGGTTCATCGACACCGTCCGGGAGTCGACGGTCCTGCCGTCCCCGAAGCTCAGCTCCGACACGTAGTCGGCCGCCTGCGCCGAACCGGGGTAATATTCGACCTTGAAATCGTCGAGCCGCAGCCAGAACGCAAGCGGATGCGCCCGCCCGGTCGCATCAACGAAGCTCTCCGTGCTCTCGCCCACCCGCAGATGGATCCGGCCCTGCACGCCGGTCAGGTGCGTGACCAGGGCGCCGACCAGGATCACGGTCAGCGCCAGATGCAGGCAAAGCGTCGGCAGCCGCTTCGCCACACCGCGGCTCAGCAGCCACACCAACCCCGTGCCGGCGCCCACCGCCCAAAAGGCGATGAATACGGGAGAATGATAGACGAGGCGCAAGGCCGCCGAGGTGCCCTGCAACTTTTCCAAAACCGTAGCGGCCATCATCATCACGATGACGGCCGCCAGGGAGCCGAAGCTCAAAACCTTGAATATTCTAAATCGCATTGATAAATTCTACGACTGCCGCGCGGTCTTCGGCCGAAAGATAATAAAATTTCTCCGTAGACCGATAGGCATCGCTTTCCTTGCTATAAGCATGCCACATGATCGCTTCGACGACATTGCGCGCGCGATTGTCGTGCAGACGGTCCTCGGCGCCGGTGTTGGCCTTGGAGAGACCGCGGCCCCAGAGGGGCGTAGTGCGGCACCAGCTGCCGTGGATGCCGTTCTTCATGAAGAGCCGGTGCTGGATCATGTCGGTGTAGGGCCAGATCGTCTGCTCCTCGTAGCGGGGCAGCGGCTTGCCGTCGAGGATGGCCGGCGCCCAGTAGTTGTCGGACTTCGTCTCCCAGGACGGGCGGTGGCAGCTGGCGCAGCCGATCTCGCTGAAGAGCTCCTTGCCGCGCTGCACTTCCGGGCGGTTGAGATCGCGGGCGCGCGGGATCGAGAGGCCGCGGTGCCAGACCAGGAAGTTG includes:
- a CDS encoding ABC-type transport system involved in cytochrome c biogenesis, permease component, whose product is MRFRIFKVLSFGSLAAVIVMMMAATVLEKLQGTSAALRLVYHSPVFIAFWAVGAGTGLVWLLSRGVAKRLPTLCLHLALTVILVGALVTHLTGVQGRIHLRVGESTESFVDATGRAHPLAFWLRLDDFKVEYYPGSAQAADYVSELSFGDGRTVDSRTVSMNRIFRWFGYRIYQSSYDPDLRGAWLSVNHDPAGIGITYAGYLLLLLSMIGFFFEKDSGFRQVLRRIRSAAPLLLLLLLPQRGLAAGAELPPALPAEVAEQFGGLYVYYNDRIAPMQTLARDYCLKAYGKAHYGPYSAEQVVSGWLFYYDWWKAEPFKLKAGEAGTEKEREKEAIRMSAASGRAFRIFPIAFADSLVAASPGLQPVVWFHCDEPLPEGLEYERWVFIRRSLDLLHDEIRAENWPEVSRLLAKIREYQEKEAGAVLPPARKIRAERFYNRISRPMVPFMASITLGILVFILSGILMARGRQTPRWLQRALTGVALLLFCYLTVVLGLRWYVSGHAPFAGSYSVMLLMAWLSALAMLLLWRRFALVQPLGLVLAGFTMLLASLASANPQITHLMPVLQSPLLSVHVLAMMVSYTLFGLVALNGMMGLFLPAAPSERLRDVSLLILYPAVFLLTFGTFLGAVWANISWGNYWSWDPKETWALVTVLIYAAALHGGSLPAFRRPRFFHIFSILAFLAVLVTYFGVNLFLGGMHSYS
- a CDS encoding serine hydroxymethyltransferase; the encoded protein is MKQDIKIFDLIKKEHERQKSGLELIASENYVTDEVLSAMGSICTNKYAEGYPGKRYYGGCEVVDQIEQLAIDRLKELYGAEWANVQPHSGAQANMAVTMAVLHPGDTFMGLDLSQGGHLTHGSPVNASGFLYNAVAYGLDPETGRVDYDKMEELALEHKPKLIIGGASAYSREWDYARMRAIADKVGAILWIDMAHTAGLIAAGLLENPVKYAHIVTSTTHKTLRGPRGGVILIGKDFDDPQGRTTPKGVVKKMSQVIDSYVFPGVQGGPLEHVIAAKAVAFFEAQQPEYIQYQKQVVANAQAMCAEFLRRGYKVVSGGTDNHLMLIDLRGKFDEVTGRIAEQQLELAAITLNKNMVPFDTRSPFQTSGFRIGTPAVTSRGFVEKDMVDIVALIDEVLASCAKHIEALTVKKGEEPTAAQKASLAEHQAVLDDVKRRVHQMTAGVPLNKY
- a CDS encoding Ribonuclease HI; translation: MKYWDFRESGKPQYDYYAYTDGSYLVPKNFGAAACIVLDRDAERVLYQWSEASRYSTSHRQELAAIIHALLHVPERSSVLVRSDCESGIALLTGQVRSKKDGDLVELYRQVKKDRELSVTLEWVRSHSGDRWNDYVDYLCIEALDLFEANGTRVREGVDSEALFAYICKQ
- a CDS encoding pyrroline-5-carboxylate reductase translates to MNIAIIGAGNMGGATALGLAGALPDVRITVTAKHSSTLEKFAARGLQTSSDNAAAARGADVVVIGVKPWLVAGVLEELKPVLTGKVLVSFAAGIPAADLAEMVAGCGLKGLYAVIPNLAIEVGESMTFIHEIAGNAETLAQVRGLFDAVGKTAVVDEKRLHAGMMLASCGIAFALRYARASAEGGVELGLYPKEAMEAALQTVKGAAALLDARGAHPEAEIDRVTTPGGVTIRGLNAMEKAGFTAAVIAGLKA